One Cotesia glomerata isolate CgM1 linkage group LG8, MPM_Cglom_v2.3, whole genome shotgun sequence genomic window carries:
- the LOC123270799 gene encoding uncharacterized protein LOC123270799 produces the protein MVNVAKNLLETKGLLSKLESKLGRSLSDELKSKTIKFYNDDECSVNMPGMKDCISVRNDDGKREPVQKRLILSNLKELYQKYRENYSESKIGFSKFAPLRPKYCVLAGSSGTHTVCVCIMHQNMELLMLGSNLSSLTSNSTRPLNHYTDCFNSIICNAQSPECYFGTCKTCPGINALTDTLQDIFHENEIDTISYKYWVSKPRTSLETMISSADEFIERFSDDL, from the exons ATGGTAAATGTAGCAAAAAATTTGCTTGAAACCAAAGGTTTACTGTCAAAACTTGAATCTAAATTAG GTCGTTCACTCTCAGATGAATTGAAATCCAAAActatcaaattttacaatgatGATGAATGCAGTGTTAATATGCCCGGGATGAAAGATTGTATCTCTGTTCGAAATGATGATGGTAAACGAGAACCTGTACAAAAACGTTTGATTCTTTCAAATTTGAAAGAGTTGTATCAAAAATATCGGGAAAACTATTCTGAAAGCAAAATTGGGTTTTCAAAATTCGCTCCGTTGCGCCCAAAATATTGTGTGTTAGCGGGGAGCAGTGGCACGCATACAGTTTGTGTGTGCATAATGCATCAAAACATGGAATTATTAATGCTTG GTTCAAATTTAAGTTCACTAACTTCTAACTCGACAAGACCCTTAAATCACTACACGGATTGCTTCAATTCTATTATATGTAATGCTCAATCACCAGAGTGTTATTTTGGAACATGCAAGACTTGTCCAGGAATAAATGCACTAACGGATACTTTACAAGacatttttcatgaaaatgaaattgacACCATTTCATACAAATATTGGGTATCAAAACCACGTACAAGTCTGGAAACGATGATCAGTTCTGCTGATGAATTCATTGAACGATTCAGTGATGACTTATGA